Proteins encoded in a region of the Gammaproteobacteria bacterium genome:
- a CDS encoding glycosyltransferase yields the protein MRIVITTTLNNNLFHAKLVPLVRSRPDVELVVVSDREGPKYERVTWVYPTGWLKLIGRLPGRFLLLINEVFKKDCKLVMAYSLVPHGLFAVIVAKIRRIPVFLHFIAGPAELRFAHDKRVTDNRLIEKTPWPGLWEKVVGMFAHASDRIFVPGSITAKQLVQEGIQPEKVSILHSTVDPKRYSPPELGAPRDIDIVVCAQLRERKRPMFTLEIFRKLVAINPDIKLCWLGDGIMHEEFSEKINALGLQNNLEWLETDNVSSYFVRSKLFLLCSINEGLSLASLEAMACGVVPIVARCGDMEYAIHNKENGIVLEQSASVENYETSISCILNQEQLWERYSKEAIREIRENHSFEVAEARWRHILASL from the coding sequence ATGCGCATTGTCATTACTACAACTCTCAACAACAATTTATTCCACGCCAAACTGGTACCTCTGGTTCGCTCTAGACCAGATGTGGAATTAGTTGTGGTTTCCGATCGAGAGGGCCCGAAATATGAACGAGTCACGTGGGTTTACCCAACGGGATGGCTGAAACTAATCGGCCGACTGCCAGGCAGATTCCTCTTGTTGATAAATGAGGTCTTTAAGAAAGACTGTAAATTAGTTATGGCCTATAGTCTTGTTCCACACGGATTGTTCGCCGTTATAGTCGCCAAGATCAGGCGTATACCAGTATTTCTTCATTTCATCGCCGGGCCAGCAGAGCTGAGGTTTGCGCACGATAAACGAGTAACCGACAATCGTCTTATCGAAAAAACACCATGGCCAGGGCTATGGGAGAAAGTTGTAGGAATGTTCGCACACGCCTCGGACAGAATCTTCGTTCCTGGCTCAATTACCGCAAAACAATTGGTTCAAGAGGGTATCCAGCCCGAAAAAGTATCTATCCTGCATAGTACCGTGGATCCCAAGAGATATAGCCCGCCTGAGTTGGGCGCCCCGCGTGATATCGATATAGTTGTCTGCGCTCAACTTCGTGAACGCAAGCGCCCAATGTTTACCCTCGAAATTTTTCGAAAGCTTGTCGCAATCAATCCAGATATAAAACTCTGTTGGCTTGGCGATGGCATAATGCACGAGGAATTCAGTGAAAAAATCAATGCGCTGGGTCTCCAGAACAACCTCGAGTGGCTTGAAACCGATAACGTCTCGAGCTATTTCGTCAGATCAAAATTGTTTCTTCTATGCTCTATAAATGAGGGTTTGTCTCTCGCCAGCCTTGAAGCAATGGCCTGTGGCGTGGTACCCATCGTCGCCAGGTGTGGTGATATGGAATATGCAATCCACAATAAAGAAAACGGAATTGTGCTTGAACAATCCGCTTCTGTTGAAAATTACGAAACTTCGATCTCTTGCATCCTGAATCAAGAGCAACTTTGGGAGCGTTACAGCAAAGAGGCTATTCGGGAGATAAGAGAAAATCACAGTTTTGAAGTAGCCGAAGCCCGATGGAGACATATACTAGCGAGTCTTTGA
- a CDS encoding oligosaccharide flippase family protein, whose translation MSTSEAKTISSYGSIYLLANIVNRSAGFILIPLYTYTLSLEEYGLLAIVMAVSDLLAILFGMGFTAAMTRFYFDFDNDSDEQKLVISTTLLGFFALSLIILIFAYPIARLTVSVLFETTEYLGVFVFAIAGLIFTLLFEVVVGYTIIQKKAWSYLSIAISKAVLFIASNLILVFYLKLGVPGVIYATVISLGSLSLILSVGILRTVGTGFSFPLMREMVSYGIPLIPASFADAALPVVERHFINVLVGPSAVGIYSLGHRLASMLQMFIAKPFSEIFFVRRFETLAKGEDQGVFNRILLVFVALMITCSLGLSLFGHEIITLISPEEYLGIIPAIPVLGLCFVLSSLNLNIQLGIIYQKKTWTIPVIGLVALLASVPANYLLIGKFGILGAALALLLINILRIATTLTINLLIGTRLINIDWPRAIAIAFIGTAIGVLAINSFPQGFSIQWSVIKLLVIAGFVLFLFVTPLLDRKTKLELAALRR comes from the coding sequence ATGTCAACTAGTGAAGCGAAAACCATCTCAAGTTACGGCAGCATATATCTGCTGGCCAACATCGTAAATCGCTCTGCCGGTTTTATCTTGATCCCGTTGTATACCTACACGCTTAGCCTTGAGGAATACGGTCTTTTGGCAATAGTCATGGCTGTATCGGATCTACTTGCGATACTCTTTGGTATGGGCTTCACTGCAGCCATGACCCGATTTTATTTCGACTTTGATAATGACTCAGATGAACAAAAGCTTGTAATCAGTACGACTTTACTCGGGTTTTTCGCCCTTTCCTTAATTATTCTTATTTTCGCGTACCCGATCGCAAGACTGACAGTATCTGTACTCTTCGAGACAACTGAATATTTGGGTGTCTTCGTTTTCGCTATCGCCGGCCTGATTTTCACATTATTGTTTGAAGTAGTTGTCGGTTACACTATCATTCAAAAAAAAGCATGGTCCTACTTGAGCATTGCCATTTCCAAAGCAGTGCTATTTATTGCGAGCAACCTTATACTGGTTTTTTACCTAAAACTAGGTGTTCCAGGAGTCATCTACGCTACGGTAATTTCTTTGGGATCCTTGTCACTAATTCTTTCAGTCGGTATTTTGCGAACGGTAGGAACGGGTTTTTCCTTTCCATTGATGAGGGAAATGGTTTCTTATGGTATACCACTCATCCCTGCCTCCTTCGCAGATGCGGCCCTACCGGTAGTCGAACGACATTTTATTAATGTATTGGTTGGCCCCTCTGCTGTTGGGATTTATTCCCTTGGACACCGCCTTGCCTCTATGTTGCAAATGTTCATAGCAAAACCATTCTCCGAGATCTTTTTCGTTCGTCGATTCGAAACTCTAGCCAAAGGGGAAGATCAAGGTGTCTTTAATAGAATACTGCTGGTATTCGTGGCCCTTATGATTACCTGTTCCTTGGGCCTCTCTCTATTTGGTCATGAGATAATCACACTAATATCACCTGAGGAGTACCTTGGAATTATCCCGGCAATACCAGTATTGGGGCTTTGCTTTGTGCTTTCCTCACTTAATCTCAATATTCAGCTTGGAATCATTTATCAGAAAAAGACCTGGACGATCCCTGTTATTGGTCTGGTTGCCTTACTAGCGAGTGTCCCAGCCAATTATCTGCTGATCGGAAAATTTGGCATACTTGGCGCTGCCCTGGCGCTTTTATTGATTAACATTCTGAGAATCGCCACCACACTGACGATTAATCTTCTAATCGGTACCCGCCTGATCAACATTGACTGGCCAAGGGCCATTGCAATAGCGTTTATCGGCACTGCAATAGGGGTACTGGCCATAAATTCATTTCCGCAAGGCTTCAGCATCCAGTGGTCTGTGATAAAACTACTAGTCATCGCCGGCTTTGTACTTTTCCTTTTTGTAACGCCCCTCCTGGATAGGAAAACCAAATTGGAGCTGGCAGCCCTGCGTCGCTGA
- a CDS encoding O-antigen ligase family protein: MHSSLMLKLLWLTPAGLLVVLFALFAGIGSLIGMAAIISVIALTFLIILGPRFLTILLLVGVPTVFVFPNTVLQNVPVLNTERLLFIGIVGLLLLPPIFKTGIRYRLIQPEKFGIAFLGVAVASYILAIVLGNFPPDPIQDGYFFIQYIMGLSAFMIARRLEWHEKSVMQLIDIMLVVGLFMSGQAFLQYFLGIDIFVPSFLEVPHADEGRVTGTFANASEYGAVATCILLLGIYRLGSTRDALARFFVLIVLAAIGIAIILSKTRAPWLAGIVAIGMVGIADSRVRLTLISLATFGLSIGVALFPIFLDITEFQERLTSLAPIAERLAIWVAAISMGINNPILGIGFGPDAFSAALPQYAMDFFGISANWVSGVGIPHNEFFHIFSLTGILGIYLYLAILVSITRLLLQSYREKHDRSVIAGLLPLYSLAMLANLVVNSLFVDTGPFWYLVFFVFFFLGVSVSLVEKERSGSVVKNVN, translated from the coding sequence ATGCATTCAAGTCTGATGTTGAAACTACTCTGGCTAACACCTGCCGGACTACTTGTAGTTCTTTTCGCCCTCTTTGCAGGTATCGGGTCACTGATCGGAATGGCAGCTATCATTAGTGTCATTGCCTTGACTTTCCTTATTATTCTCGGGCCTCGTTTTCTTACGATCCTTCTGCTTGTCGGTGTGCCGACAGTATTTGTATTCCCCAATACTGTTCTTCAGAATGTCCCTGTATTGAATACTGAGAGGCTGTTGTTTATCGGGATAGTCGGATTGCTGCTTCTCCCGCCTATATTCAAAACGGGCATTAGATATCGGCTGATACAACCCGAGAAGTTTGGGATCGCCTTTCTGGGGGTTGCAGTTGCCTCCTACATCCTTGCGATTGTTCTTGGCAACTTCCCACCAGATCCCATTCAGGACGGTTACTTTTTTATTCAGTACATCATGGGATTGTCTGCCTTTATGATTGCCCGACGACTGGAATGGCATGAGAAAAGCGTTATGCAACTCATAGATATTATGCTCGTTGTCGGTTTATTCATGTCTGGACAGGCGTTTCTTCAGTACTTTCTGGGAATTGATATTTTTGTCCCAAGTTTCTTGGAAGTTCCCCATGCGGACGAAGGCCGGGTGACGGGCACTTTCGCCAATGCCTCCGAATACGGCGCTGTTGCAACGTGCATATTGCTGCTTGGAATCTATCGACTTGGCTCCACTCGAGATGCTTTGGCTAGATTCTTCGTCCTGATAGTCCTTGCAGCAATAGGGATTGCAATAATATTGTCTAAGACAAGGGCGCCATGGTTGGCCGGTATAGTGGCGATTGGGATGGTCGGAATCGCCGATTCAAGGGTTAGACTTACATTAATTAGTTTGGCTACATTTGGCCTGAGCATCGGCGTTGCACTATTCCCGATATTTCTGGATATCACTGAGTTTCAGGAGCGACTAACCTCTCTTGCGCCGATCGCAGAGAGACTGGCTATCTGGGTGGCGGCAATAAGTATGGGAATCAATAATCCAATACTTGGAATTGGATTTGGACCTGACGCTTTCTCTGCTGCGTTACCTCAATACGCCATGGATTTCTTTGGAATTTCCGCCAACTGGGTCAGTGGCGTAGGTATTCCTCATAACGAATTTTTTCACATCTTCTCATTAACAGGGATACTCGGTATCTATTTGTATCTTGCCATATTAGTATCCATCACACGCTTATTGCTTCAGAGTTATCGAGAAAAACATGACAGGTCCGTTATAGCAGGTCTACTTCCATTATACTCACTTGCGATGCTCGCCAACCTGGTAGTTAATAGTCTTTTCGTGGATACCGGTCCATTCTGGTACCTTGTTTTCTTTGTCTTCTTTTTCCTTGGGGTTTCTGTATCTCTCGTTGAGAAAGAGCGTTCTGGCAGTGTCGTGAAAAATGTCAACTAG